AACTCTATCTACAACGTTGCGAATGCTTGGCAGTGCGTGGAAAGGGATAGAAATAATAAGAACATCAATATTTGTAATTACATCTTCAACATCTACGGGTGTTCCTTCAAGTTCCTTTCTTTCGAGACGTTCAATCCCACGGGCATCTGCAATTTTGACATCATGTCCATTCTTAACTAATTTTTTAGAAAGAATTGACCCAATTGGTCCTGCACCTATAATTCCAAATCTCATTATTGTTCCTCCTGAAAAAATTGTATATCAAAGAATTATTCTGCTATTGAGTATTTCTGTTACATATACTAGAATAAAATCATTTCTCATATTTTTGAAGTAGGCAATAAAAATTGACGTAGTACATTTTTTTGTACTTAACAGTAGAAAGCAGGTGTAAGAGTGTCTAGAATATGTAAGGATGGATTTGACAAAGAGTGTATAAAGGAACAAAGAGAAGTATATGGCATTGCCTATACCCAAAACATACTCTCTGGACGTTGGAAATATCTCATTCTTTGGTTTTTAAAGTCTAAAGAGCGTCGTTATAGTGAAATCAAAGCTTATTTATGGGATATTTCACAAGGTTCTCTTACAAAGCAACTTCGAGAACTAGAAGGCGATGGCTTAATTAATCGCAAAGTTTATCCAGAAGTTCCTCCTCGTGTAGAGTATTCATTAACCTCAAAAGGGAAAGAATTCATTCCTATTATTGATTTGATGGAAGAGGTCGGCAAGAAGTTTGGGGAGCAAGGAGACTAACCAAAGCGAACACATCTATCGTTTTCCCCAAAATTCAAAAATTAAATGGTGAATAAAGTGAAAGTTGTGGGAGGAGAAATCGTTTTAACGGCAGCTTTTTCTTTTACGATAAAAGTTTGTGAAGAAATGTACTTAAAGTAACGGGGGCGTTAATTTAATAAGCAATAAATTAGGACCACACATATTAGATACGTCTAATATGTGTGGTCCTTTTAATATCAACTGTTTTACGCAACTAACCTAAATATAAAGAGTAATGATCGTTATCAAAGAAATGACAGAAGATGTGGCGATGTGTTGCGCCAGCATGAGGCTGCTGCAGCAGGGATTGCGCTTGGCATATCTTACAGCCGGGATATTGAGGACCGCGGCTTCAGGCATCAAATCGTGCTTCCAGGAAGCACAAATAAAACAGCTGAACTATGTGAGCACTTTGTCCGGCTGTTTAAAAAGTATTGGGACGGACAGCCGGTACGCCAAATCCATGTAGTATGCAGTAAATTACAGCCTGCAGCCCATGAACAGATTGATTTGTTTACACCCTCTGAACTGGATGAAAGGCGCCACATTCTTGATGAAACGATAGATCAAATACGTGATCGTTTTGGCAAAAAAGCGATTTTTCACGCGTACAGCTTAATGAAAGGCGGTACGTATCTTCAGCGAGCTGGGCATATTGGAGGGCATAAAGGCATTTCTTACTAATTCTACATAAGGGTACTAGCATTCAGCTAGCACCTTCTTTTATTCGTTACATATTTGCAATTACATTTGCTATTTAAACGCCTTGTTAAAAATTTATTGATATAAAAACGCTTCCTAGAAAAAATGATTTACCGTTATTAAGTAACCGATACACTTTTTACTAGTCTTTAAAGAAAGTGAGGGATTTTGTACTAAAGAGTAAAAAGTTTGTGAAGGAATACACTTAGACTAACGAAGCAGGTTAGCTGAAGAAGAGCAATCAATGCAGTAACGTTGACAGCTAAAAATAACCGTGATATATTTAGCTGGCTAAATATCTTTGGCTAGAGGAGGTTCATCTATGAAGGTTAGTGTTGACTGTGATATTCGTATGTCCTTGGATAAAGTTTCTTCCCAAATGCGTCGGAATTATAGTGAGAGCCTTAGAGAACTTAATCTTTATGTAGGCCAAAATAATTTACTCTGGCGTTTGTGGCTGGGTGATGGAATAACACAAATGCAGCTATGTGAACATTTAAAATGCGAACCGCCTACGGTAACAAATATGGTTAAATCGCTAGAGCAGAATGGTTTCATATACCGTAAACGTGATGAAGAAGATGCAAGGGTTATGCGAATTTATCTAACGGACAAAGGCAAAGAATTAGAAGAACCCGTTGAATTTAAATGGAAACAGCAGCAAGAAAAATTACTACAGTCAATTTCAGCCGAAGAACGCTTAATATTAAGGGATTTATTAAAGCGTATGGAGAAAAACTTATACTAATTTTTCTCTCTAAATATATATTTAGTATACTAAATGCATATTTAGCACCCTAAATATATATTTAGAAGCCATGAAGGTACTCTGGCCAGAACGTTGCACTAGTAAATTAGCCAAGGAGGTAAAAAATATTTACCAAACTAAGTATTTTTTTAACCAACTGAAGGTTGTTGAAAATAATCGTAAACAGGAGGATTCAATAATGAATAATAGAAAAAAATTAAAACTGGGCGCTGGGGATGTTCCCGACACAGACGCAGGTACGCCGGAAATGAAAAACAAGCACATGATCCTGGGCGTGGGCCTGGGGAACAACTTTGGTACGCACCCCGCCACATGGCGGATGCCGCACGTGGACCCCGGGTCCTACACGAACATCGATATCACGGTGGAGCAGGCACGGACAGCGGAACGAGGTGGACTGCAGTTCATCTTCCTGGCCGACCGTCTCTTCATGCACGGAGACCTGGCCACGTCACCGTCCCTGTTCAACATAGATCCGATCATCACCCTCTCGGCGTTGGCCCAGGCGACCGAACGGATCGGACTGATCGGCACGGCGTCCACCTCCTTCACCGAGCCGTACCTGCTGGCCCGTCAGCTCAAGGCCCTCGACGTCATCAGCCACGGCCGGGCCGGATGGAACGCCGTCCCAAGCTACGAACCCGACGCCTTCGCGAACTTCGGCAAGGTACTACCGCCCCGGGAGAACAAGTACGAGCGTCTCCACGAAGTGATGCAGGTCGTCCACGCGCTCTGGGGAAGCTGGGGGTACGAGGCGGGCCAGCCCGACCAAGCCGGCATGTTCGCCGACCCGGCCCATATCCGACCGGTCAACCTGCAAGGCAAGCACGTCGGAGCACGCGGACCCCTTCCCGTCCCACCGTCCGAGCAGGGCCAGCCGGTTATCATGATGCCCGCCAGCAGCGGTTACGGCCTGCAAGCGGCCGGCATGTACGCCAATGTTGTCATTGGAATGCCATCCAGCATTGGGGAAAGTCGAGCCATGCGCCACACCGTGCGCCAGGCTGCAGCACAGGCTGGCCGGAACCCTGATGAGATCAAGTTGGTCGTATTCGCCGCGTTCACCGTTGGTGAAACGGAACGCCAAGCCTTGGACGCACGTCGCGCGCTCGATGACCGGATAGGCGTCCACGAGCAGCTGTCACGCCTAAGTGCTTACCTTGGCCTGTACGAGGAACTCACAATGCCCGACGAGCCCCTAACTACTGAGCAGCTCGCCTTGGTTCGGGCGCATCCACAGGACGCACGTTCCGTACGTGCGGTCGAGCTAGCCAAAGCAGGATGGTCGCCCCGTGATATCCTCGCACACGGCGTATTTGACCCAACCCCCTCCGTGGTCGGCACCGCCGAGCAGGTCGCCGACCACCTCCAGGAATGGTTTGAAGCCGAGGCAGCGGACGGATTCGCGACGAACTTCGACGACTTCCACACCGGGATCGGCGAATTCGTCGATCGCGTCGTCCCGATCCTGCGCGAACGCGGCCTCTTCCACGACGGCTACGAGGGAAAGACCCTCCGTGATCACCTGGGACTGCCACCGCAGTACGGACTCGACCCCCGCATCGCAACCGGCTCGACAGGAGGAACCCATTGACAGACAAGAAGATCATCCTCGGTATGGCGCTCATCGACGGGTATGGGGTACTGAAAAACGCCTGGCGCGCCCCGCAGGTCGACCCGGGCAACTACTGAACATGCAAAAGCTGCAGAAGAATTTGGAATAGATGTTTATGTAGCGACTGGATTTGATGAAGGTGGTACGGTTCCAGAACGAGTTATTGGAACATTTTCGATTGTTCCAATGATTGTAGATGCTATAAATACTCCTGTAATGGCAACTGGTGGTATTGGAGACGTTAGAGGAGTACGTGCCGCATTTGCTTTAGGCGCTGAAGGTGTGTTTGCTGGCAGTGTCTTTATTTCAACAAAAGAAAATCCAGCAGCAGAAAACGTGAAAC
The genomic region above belongs to Domibacillus sp. DTU_2020_1001157_1_SI_ALB_TIR_016 and contains:
- a CDS encoding MarR family transcriptional regulator, with the translated sequence MKVSVDCDIRMSLDKVSSQMRRNYSESLRELNLYVGQNNLLWRLWLGDGITQMQLCEHLKCEPPTVTNMVKSLEQNGFIYRKRDEEDARVMRIYLTDKGKELEEPVEFKWKQQQEKLLQSISAEERLILRDLLKRMEKNLY
- a CDS encoding NtaA/DmoA family FMN-dependent monooxygenase (This protein belongs to a clade of FMN-dependent monooxygenases, within a broader family of flavin-dependent oxidoreductases, the luciferase-like monooxygenase (LMM) family, some of whose members use coenzyme F420 rather than FMN.) encodes the protein MNNRKKLKLGAGDVPDTDAGTPEMKNKHMILGVGLGNNFGTHPATWRMPHVDPGSYTNIDITVEQARTAERGGLQFIFLADRLFMHGDLATSPSLFNIDPIITLSALAQATERIGLIGTASTSFTEPYLLARQLKALDVISHGRAGWNAVPSYEPDAFANFGKVLPPRENKYERLHEVMQVVHALWGSWGYEAGQPDQAGMFADPAHIRPVNLQGKHVGARGPLPVPPSEQGQPVIMMPASSGYGLQAAGMYANVVIGMPSSIGESRAMRHTVRQAAAQAGRNPDEIKLVVFAAFTVGETERQALDARRALDDRIGVHEQLSRLSAYLGLYEELTMPDEPLTTEQLALVRAHPQDARSVRAVELAKAGWSPRDILAHGVFDPTPSVVGTAEQVADHLQEWFEAEAADGFATNFDDFHTGIGEFVDRVVPILRERGLFHDGYEGKTLRDHLGLPPQYGLDPRIATGSTGGTH
- a CDS encoding winged helix-turn-helix transcriptional regulator, with amino-acid sequence MSRICKDGFDKECIKEQREVYGIAYTQNILSGRWKYLILWFLKSKERRYSEIKAYLWDISQGSLTKQLRELEGDGLINRKVYPEVPPRVEYSLTSKGKEFIPIIDLMEEVGKKFGEQGD